TTATATGGCCTTTTTCAAAAAGTTGAGTTATAATTTCAACAATACTTTTCTGAGAAGAAGTTTTTGGAGAAATTAAAACAAAATTTTCATCTGATTCGAGGTAAGTAATAATGTAGTTTTCAAGAGTGTCAATTTGTTCTAATTCATGAATAATTTCTTGATGAATAATAACTATAGATCCTGTTAAAACAGCAAGAGATTTTGGGTAAAAGATTACATTTTTAATACGTTGAAAAATAGGGATAACTCCCATTTTTTGAATATCATTTGAAGCATCCTTTTTGACACTTAAATATTCTTTTCTAATGTAATCTGTAAGGATAACACAACGTAAATTATCTTTCAAGTTTTTTTGTTCCTGTCGAACAATTTCAACAATACTCTTAAGTTTACTGGGACTATTACTTAATGATTTATAGACTAAATCATCGCCTGTTAAATTGACTTTATTTTTACTGAATATAGAAAGTAAACGAAGTTGTTTTTCAAGTTTATCTAAATATACTTTTTGTTTTATCAATATTTCTCTGTCAGTAACAAGCAGAAACTGAAGTAAAGTTTCCAACCAATAATTTGATAATTTAGGAAACTCTATACTTTCTTCGTGATTAAAACCTAAGATCTCCAGTTTTTCTCTAGGTATACTTTCATTACTAGCATTTAAGAAAATTAATATTGATGAGAAGAAATTTGAATTTTTGTAGATACTTTCAAGATGACTTTCTGTTCTTGTATAAAAACGATGGTTTTTAACTAAATTTATAAAAGCTGAATCAGTAGTTAATGAAACTTTAAACTGATCAACTTTTTCTTTGAACTCTGTAATAAGTTTAACTTCATCATCCTCAGGTTTTGATAAATATACTAAGTCTTGATGTGGAGCTAAATTTTTCTCTTTTACTAAATCTGGAACTACAATTTCATCATCGATTTCATTACAGAGCTTAAAATATTTTTGTATTTCAGAATTTTCACTGTCATATGGAGGAGTAGCAGTTAGTGCTACAACAGTTTGTAAGTGTTCCTCCTTTAAATCATATAAACATTTCCACCAAGCATTTTTCAAATGATGTGCTTCATCTAATAGTAAAACTTCTATATTTTCTTTTTTAAAGAAGTCAAAGTAGGCTTCATTAGTTTCAAAATTTTTAAAAAAGCTATGAAGAGCTTGATAAGTAGAAAAAGTTAACGTAGACGGATTTTTAATATCAAAAGAAATTTCTTCAAAGTCATTATTTTCGCTGAAAAAACTTTGTAATCTATCATTCCATTGATTTCTAATCGTAAGAGTAGGAGCTAAAACCAAAGTTTTCTTCCCAATTCTTCGAATTACTTCTAAACCTAAAATAGTTTTACCCGAGCCAGGAGGAGCTACAATATGAAAATGATTATCAGCAATATGTTCATCAAAATTTTGTAAAACTTTAGCTTGATAAGGTCTCCACTGAAATTTAAAGCGCAATTTTTTTAGATTACTTTTCATCTTATAGGTTCAGAATAATAAGACGAAATTATATGTTCTTATTGATAATTAGAAATATGAGACCACTTTTTTAAGTTAATTCAAGGTTAACAGGTATCGTTCACCTAAGCAATAAAGAAACAAATGTTATTTTTGAAGGATGTCTAGAAAAATAATTTTATTGGTTGTAGCTTCTATTGTTGGATTAATAGCTTTATCGTTAATTCAAGCTCGACTAATTCAAAATACTTATGATTTAAGGAAAGAAGCATTAATTGATACCACCAGTGAAACGATAGGGAAAATCGGAAGTTATGGAACATCAATAGATTCAATTAGTGATGCTATTTCAAATACTTTTCTAAAAGATTTAGATAGATACAGTATTCAAATGCTCCTAAAAGAAAAACTACTGAATAGATTACGTAAAATAAATGATTCTCTAAATCCAAGATTTATTGTAGAATATGAAAAAGAGATGAAGTCTAAAAATTTAAATTTCGATTTAAAATATCACAAGGTTTTAGAGAGTATAATTTTAGTAGATAGTTTAAAAACCGATACTATTTTTTATGATAAAAAATCAAGTAAATTTAAGTTAGTGGGGTATGAATTTGAAAACGATCCAGAGTTACGATTAGGAACGTCTACTTGGGAAACGAATAGAACTTTTCAAAGAAAAATTAAAGGAGAATTAAAAAAAGGAAATTATGATGTAGTTTTTAAAACTGTAAATTACATGAATATTGACGAGGCAAATTCAATCATATTAAACGAAATGAGAGGATTACTCATTTCGTCTTGTTGTATTTTCCTTTTTGTGATAGGTCTCTTCTATTATTCAATAAAAAATTTAATAACTCAGAAAAAAATAGCTGATATAAAATCAGATTTTATTAATAACATCACTCACGAATTAAAAACACCTTTGGCTACTTTGTCCTTAGCAACAAAAATGTTAAAAAAGCAAGATCTTAATACACAAAATAATTTTGTTGAATCAACTATAGAAACTATAGAAAGGCAAAATATAAGATTACAAAAACTAGTTGATCAAGTGTTAAATAATAGTTTAGGTTATAATGAAATTGAATTACAAAAAGAAAATGTAAGTCTGAATGATTTTGTACTAGAGATTATAGACGATTTTTTAATCTCAAATAAAGACATTATTTTAACTAATGTTATGTGTGATCATGATGTTTTAATTGAAGTCGATAAATTCTACATAAGTACTGTATTGTCTAACATTTTAGAAAATGCTGTAAAGTATGGCGGAACTGAATTAGAAGTTCAACTAAAACATAATAAAGGAGTTGAAATTATAATTGGAGACAACGGAATTGGAATTTCAAAGAAAGATATTCAGCAGATTTTTAATAAATTTTTCAGAGCTGAAAATAAAGATATTCATAATGTGAAAGGTTTGGGTTTAGGATTGTATTATAGCAATCAAATCATAAAAGCACATAACGGAACAATTTCAGTAAAAAGTGAAAAAGTAAAAGGAACTACTTTTAGTATTAAATTACCTTTAGATTAATGACTCAAACAAAAGAACATATTTTATTAGCAGAAGATGATGTAGATTTTGGTAATCTTCTGAAACAATACCTCGAAATGTCTGGCTATACTGTAGTTTGGACTCAAAATGGTGAAGAAGCTTTAGAGAAATTCAAAGAGAGTAGTTTTCATATTTGTGTTTTTGATGTAATGATGCCAAAAATAGACGGATTTACACTGGCAGAACAAGTAATAGCAATAAATCCAGAAATTCCTTTTATTTTTTTAACTGCTAGAAAACTAAAAGAAGATCGATTAAAAGGATTAAAGTTAGGCGCAGATGACTATATCGTTAAACCTTTTGATGCTGATGAATTGGTATTAAGAATTAATAATATCATAAAAAGATCGACAACTAGTGTTACTAAAGTTGTTAATGAAGGAGTTATTCAAATAGGAAATTATAGCTTTAACCAAAGACGATTAGAATTAGTTTTCGAAAATGAAATTCAGCAATTAACAGAAAAAGAAGCCAGTTTAATTCAGTTTTTATTCGACCATAAGAATCAAATGCTGAAACGAGAAGAAATATTAAAAGCTGTATGGAAAAACGACGATTATTTTTCTGGAAGAAGTATGGATGTCTTTATCAGTAGACTTCGTAAATATTTCAAAAAAGACACAGCTATAACTATAGAAAGTTCAAGAGGAATTGGGCTCGAATTTAAGATACGTTAATACAGATGTTCAAGTAAGTTAATGCTAGGTTAACAGAGCAAAAAACTCAGGTTTAGTTTTTAATACCAACTAGTTTTGGAGTGTAATTAAAAACTAAATATTATGAAATGTATTAAAGCAACCTTAGTAACAATTTTAATATCAATCAGTGCTTGTGCGCAAAATACTCCAGAAATTCCAACTCCTCCACAAGCTCCAAGTTCAGGAAATTCGCATACAGAAGTAACTACATCATCATCGTCTAGAATAAGTAGTTCAACAAGTGTTTCTGATTCAAAAAAACAATACAAATTCAAATCTAAGTTTCATTCGTCAAAAAAAGATGGAGTTATAAATATTCTTACCGATGCTTTAGATAATATTAAAGAAAAAAAGAATAGAAGAGAGTTATTGTGGGAAATTGTAGAAAATGGAGAAGTAATTTTTGAATGTACTTTATCAAAAAATAGATTATCAATTTATTTAGATAAAAAAGCAACAAATTTTAGTTTCTATAAAAAAATAAAGTCGACAGGAGAAGATTTACAAGAGTTTATATCGTCACACAAAAGACATACCTTCCAAAGTAGAAGAGAAAATTCTATAGGAAGAGCAGAAGCAAGATTAGAAAGAGCCAAAAGAGAATTAGAAGCTTCAATTAAAAATCTAAAAGAAATAAAAAGAGAAAAAGAAGAAGAATCAGATGAAAGATATTAATATTTCAAAACAATGGATATTATTTATGGTGCTTACAGGTTTACTACATATCCATGCGCAGTGTGAAAAAATTAATATGTATAAACACTTCACCTTTGTAAATAATAATGATACAATTAATTATCATGCTTATGCTAAAGGTGAAGTTTCTTCCAAAGAGAATATACTATTGTTTATTCACGGATCAAGTTCAAAACCGTTTTACAGTTTTTTTAAAGAAAAAGGAATTCAATACAGAGGAAGTACGATGCCTTTTGATTTAAAAGAGATACCAGATGATTATGCTTTTTTTATCGTTTCAAAGAAATATATTCCATTTTGTGTTGATTCAGAAAAAGAGTTCAAAGCACCCGACATCTATCACAAAACAATGACTCTAAAACACAGAGCTTATCAAATAGATAAAGTATTAAAAGATATACTTAGTAATTACATTAAAAAACCAAAAAGAATAGTAGTAATAGGACATTCTGAAGGAAGTGATGTGGTAGCAAAATTAGGTTCAATTAACAAAGAAATAACACATGTAGGGTTTTGGTCAGGTAGTGGAAATTCTCAATGGTATGATTTTCCTCTTTTTATTAGAAAAGATGTTTTAACAGGAAAATTAACCGAAGAAGAAGGTTTAAAACAGATGGATTCTTTATTCATAAAATATAAAGAGATTGTAAAAAATAAAGATTCAATTCATAAAAAATGGTACGGACATCCTTATAAAAGATGGTTTTATTTTTCAGAGCCACCGATTGAAAATTTACTACAAATTAATGTTCCATTATATGTCGCTATGGGAGCTAAAGATACGTCGGTTCCAGTAGAATCTACTTATTTAATTCCTGTTGAATTTATAAGAAACGAAAAAGAAAACCTAACATTTAAAGTATATCCAAATTTAGATCATAGCTTTAACGAAAAGTTACCAAATGGGAAGAAGAAAAGGCATTGGAATACCGTTTTTCTAGACTTTATGAAATGGGTAAAAAACAATTAGCTGATTAAATGTTTGATTTATAGAAGTTAAAAAGAAATTGAATTCGTGAATAAATTGTTTTTTAGTACTTTAAAAAAAGTGTTTTCCTTAAATTATACTTAAAAAAAAGGTGGTCAAAATGGTGTTTTTTATGGTATTCGTAATGAAAACAACGATTCGTGTTGGAATTAATAATAAATAAATCAATTATATTTATTATTTTTGCATAGCAAAAACGATCAATATTATGGCAAAATTCGAACTAAAACTTCCTAAAATGGGTGAAAGTGTTGCAGAAGCAACGATAACTTCATGGTTAAAAGAAGTTGGAGATACTATTGAAATGGACGACACTATTGTTGAAGTTGCAACAGATAAAGTAGATAGTGAAGTTCCTAGTGAAGTAGATGGA
This genomic stretch from Tenacibaculum jejuense harbors:
- a CDS encoding DEAD/DEAH box helicase family protein, which encodes MKSNLKKLRFKFQWRPYQAKVLQNFDEHIADNHFHIVAPPGSGKTILGLEVIRRIGKKTLVLAPTLTIRNQWNDRLQSFFSENNDFEEISFDIKNPSTLTFSTYQALHSFFKNFETNEAYFDFFKKENIEVLLLDEAHHLKNAWWKCLYDLKEEHLQTVVALTATPPYDSENSEIQKYFKLCNEIDDEIVVPDLVKEKNLAPHQDLVYLSKPEDDEVKLITEFKEKVDQFKVSLTTDSAFINLVKNHRFYTRTESHLESIYKNSNFFSSILIFLNASNESIPREKLEILGFNHEESIEFPKLSNYWLETLLQFLLVTDREILIKQKVYLDKLEKQLRLLSIFSKNKVNLTGDDLVYKSLSNSPSKLKSIVEIVRQEQKNLKDNLRCVILTDYIRKEYLSVKKDASNDIQKMGVIPIFQRIKNVIFYPKSLAVLTGSIVIIHQEIIHELEQIDTLENYIITYLESDENFVLISPKTSSQKSIVEIITQLFEKGHIKVLIGTKSLLGEGWDAPSINSLILASVVGSFVSSNQMRGRAIRVDSNNSNKVGLIWHLACLDPTNENGGKDFTVLNRRFNSFLGISNLEDSTIQTGIKRLNLPDSIFPNDVESLNQKTLALSSTRNAIAKQWEKAIFKGQKVNQQLTFINRAKKQPKPNGEDYTNAVSFALKETWYILLLFAIYGALMLIIDHKITLYFLSFTLVLIVIWFTFKINLFVKYYLKYGIIDKKIYNRALVVLNSLYELNFITTPRDKIKLKTKVKENGNAICTIDGVNRLESQIFVDALNEILIPVENPKYIIYESTWLTKKLEQQQFFNVPEVFCTNKKSATIFEKNWNKHIHKATLVYTRNTNGRRLLLKAKLQAIKRSNRKTTRKQVIWE
- a CDS encoding response regulator transcription factor, coding for MTQTKEHILLAEDDVDFGNLLKQYLEMSGYTVVWTQNGEEALEKFKESSFHICVFDVMMPKIDGFTLAEQVIAINPEIPFIFLTARKLKEDRLKGLKLGADDYIVKPFDADELVLRINNIIKRSTTSVTKVVNEGVIQIGNYSFNQRRLELVFENEIQQLTEKEASLIQFLFDHKNQMLKREEILKAVWKNDDYFSGRSMDVFISRLRKYFKKDTAITIESSRGIGLEFKIR
- a CDS encoding alpha/beta hydrolase; the encoded protein is MKDINISKQWILFMVLTGLLHIHAQCEKINMYKHFTFVNNNDTINYHAYAKGEVSSKENILLFIHGSSSKPFYSFFKEKGIQYRGSTMPFDLKEIPDDYAFFIVSKKYIPFCVDSEKEFKAPDIYHKTMTLKHRAYQIDKVLKDILSNYIKKPKRIVVIGHSEGSDVVAKLGSINKEITHVGFWSGSGNSQWYDFPLFIRKDVLTGKLTEEEGLKQMDSLFIKYKEIVKNKDSIHKKWYGHPYKRWFYFSEPPIENLLQINVPLYVAMGAKDTSVPVESTYLIPVEFIRNEKENLTFKVYPNLDHSFNEKLPNGKKKRHWNTVFLDFMKWVKNN
- a CDS encoding sensor histidine kinase; amino-acid sequence: MSRKIILLVVASIVGLIALSLIQARLIQNTYDLRKEALIDTTSETIGKIGSYGTSIDSISDAISNTFLKDLDRYSIQMLLKEKLLNRLRKINDSLNPRFIVEYEKEMKSKNLNFDLKYHKVLESIILVDSLKTDTIFYDKKSSKFKLVGYEFENDPELRLGTSTWETNRTFQRKIKGELKKGNYDVVFKTVNYMNIDEANSIILNEMRGLLISSCCIFLFVIGLFYYSIKNLITQKKIADIKSDFINNITHELKTPLATLSLATKMLKKQDLNTQNNFVESTIETIERQNIRLQKLVDQVLNNSLGYNEIELQKENVSLNDFVLEIIDDFLISNKDIILTNVMCDHDVLIEVDKFYISTVLSNILENAVKYGGTELEVQLKHNKGVEIIIGDNGIGISKKDIQQIFNKFFRAENKDIHNVKGLGLGLYYSNQIIKAHNGTISVKSEKVKGTTFSIKLPLD